In Tachypleus tridentatus isolate NWPU-2018 chromosome 7, ASM421037v1, whole genome shotgun sequence, a genomic segment contains:
- the LOC143256474 gene encoding RNA-binding protein 5-like isoform X1 gives MDSKLQANQGSVVVDCITYKKYLPPSTSTYQYDDTSGYYCDPSTGLYYDANSQYYYNAEAQLFLYWDGEKQTYLPALTQTQAAGNMDTESTKDENSKNRHKQVKVYIAKKIAKEMERWAETLNQKKESAKLGLTGLPSKNMLEHGKQSAAADAGFIVLEKGNILAERQTLVLKTLRKELQEAKKFQMPLTGKDPHIWGKVVVKNTHRNNKKQN, from the exons ATGGATTCAAAACTCCAG GCCAATCAGGGTTCAGTTGTTGTTGATTGCATTACCTATAAAAAATACCTACCTCCCAGTACTTCTACTTACCAGTATGATGACACATCAGGATATTACTGTGATCCAAGTACGGGTCTTTATTATGATGCTAACTCTCAGTATTACTATAATGCAGAAGCACAACTGTTTCTATACTGGGATGGAGAAAAGCAGACTTACCTGCCTGCCCTAACTCAGACACAAGCTGCAG GCAATATGGACACAGAGTCAACAAAAGATGAAAATTCCAAAAACAGACATAAACAAGTGAAGGTTTATATTGCCAAGAAAATAGCCAAA gaGATGGAGCGATGGGCTGAAACTTTGAATCAGAAGAAGGAAAGTGCTAAACTGGGTTTAACTGGTTTACCTAGTAAGAACATGTTAGAACATGGGAAACAGTCTGCTGCAGCAGATGCAGGGTTTATTGTTTTGGAAAAAGGAAATATTCTTGCAGAGAGACAGACTTTAGTATTAAAGACTCTCAGGAAAGAACTGCAGGAGGCCAAAAAATTCCAGATGCCATTAACGG GTAAAGATCCACATATATggggcaaagtagtggtaaaaaatacccacaggaacaacaaaaagcaaaactga
- the LOC143256474 gene encoding RNA-binding protein 5-like isoform X3, translating to MDSKLQANQGSVVVDCITYKKYLPPSTSTYQYDDTSGYYCDPSTGLYYDANSQYYYNAEAQLFLYWDGEKQTYLPALTQTQAAGNMDTESTKDENSKNRHKQVKVYIAKKIAKEMERWAETLNQKKESAKLGLTGLPSKNMLEHGKQSAAADAGFIVLEKGNILAERQTLVLKTLRKELQEAKKFQMPLTGIQRQR from the exons ATGGATTCAAAACTCCAG GCCAATCAGGGTTCAGTTGTTGTTGATTGCATTACCTATAAAAAATACCTACCTCCCAGTACTTCTACTTACCAGTATGATGACACATCAGGATATTACTGTGATCCAAGTACGGGTCTTTATTATGATGCTAACTCTCAGTATTACTATAATGCAGAAGCACAACTGTTTCTATACTGGGATGGAGAAAAGCAGACTTACCTGCCTGCCCTAACTCAGACACAAGCTGCAG GCAATATGGACACAGAGTCAACAAAAGATGAAAATTCCAAAAACAGACATAAACAAGTGAAGGTTTATATTGCCAAGAAAATAGCCAAA gaGATGGAGCGATGGGCTGAAACTTTGAATCAGAAGAAGGAAAGTGCTAAACTGGGTTTAACTGGTTTACCTAGTAAGAACATGTTAGAACATGGGAAACAGTCTGCTGCAGCAGATGCAGGGTTTATTGTTTTGGAAAAAGGAAATATTCTTGCAGAGAGACAGACTTTAGTATTAAAGACTCTCAGGAAAGAACTGCAGGAGGCCAAAAAATTCCAGATGCCATTAACGG GTattcaaaggcaaagataa
- the LOC143256474 gene encoding RNA-binding protein 5-like isoform X2 encodes MDSKLQANQGSVVVDCITYKKYLPPSTSTYQYDDTSGYYCDPSTGLYYDANSQYYYNAEAQLFLYWDGEKQTYLPALTQTQAAGNMDTESTKDENSKNRHKQVKVYIAKKIAKEMERWAETLNQKKESAKLGLTGLPSKNMLEHGKQSAAADAGFIVLEKGNILAERQTLVLKTLRKELQEAKKFQMPLTGYEYWYS; translated from the exons ATGGATTCAAAACTCCAG GCCAATCAGGGTTCAGTTGTTGTTGATTGCATTACCTATAAAAAATACCTACCTCCCAGTACTTCTACTTACCAGTATGATGACACATCAGGATATTACTGTGATCCAAGTACGGGTCTTTATTATGATGCTAACTCTCAGTATTACTATAATGCAGAAGCACAACTGTTTCTATACTGGGATGGAGAAAAGCAGACTTACCTGCCTGCCCTAACTCAGACACAAGCTGCAG GCAATATGGACACAGAGTCAACAAAAGATGAAAATTCCAAAAACAGACATAAACAAGTGAAGGTTTATATTGCCAAGAAAATAGCCAAA gaGATGGAGCGATGGGCTGAAACTTTGAATCAGAAGAAGGAAAGTGCTAAACTGGGTTTAACTGGTTTACCTAGTAAGAACATGTTAGAACATGGGAAACAGTCTGCTGCAGCAGATGCAGGGTTTATTGTTTTGGAAAAAGGAAATATTCTTGCAGAGAGACAGACTTTAGTATTAAAGACTCTCAGGAAAGAACTGCAGGAGGCCAAAAAATTCCAGATGCCATTAACGG gtTATGAATACTGGTATTCATAG